Proteins from a single region of Bradyrhizobium diazoefficiens:
- a CDS encoding AEC family transporter: MVVVIAALLPVFILIVLGVVLKRSLMRLDTQWHGLERLTYFVLFPMLLIQTLVKADLSKVPVAGVGGALLLSALTMSLLCLALRPALSRLDIDGPAFTSIFQGATRWQTYVALSVSANLFGDVGLALASVAMVAIIPLVNVFSVAVLAHYASPKKQSARAIVLTVIRNPLIWACVIGLLINVIHLPLPKVWHEVADALGRSSLAIGLLVTGAGLQLAGLLRPNLGAAIGVAFKLVLMPVLALALAVWFGLTGTNLAIVAICAAVPTSPSAYVLARQMGGDAPLLAQIITLQTMLAAITMPIAIALVA; the protein is encoded by the coding sequence ATGGTCGTCGTAATCGCGGCGCTGCTGCCGGTCTTCATCCTCATCGTGCTCGGCGTCGTGCTCAAGCGCAGCCTGATGCGGCTCGACACGCAATGGCACGGGCTGGAGCGGCTGACCTATTTCGTGCTGTTTCCGATGCTCTTGATCCAGACGCTGGTGAAGGCAGACCTTTCGAAAGTGCCAGTCGCCGGCGTCGGCGGCGCGCTGCTGCTGTCGGCGCTCACGATGTCACTGTTGTGTCTGGCGCTCCGCCCGGCCCTGTCGCGCCTCGACATCGATGGCCCCGCCTTCACCTCGATCTTCCAAGGCGCGACGCGCTGGCAGACCTATGTGGCCCTCTCCGTCTCCGCCAACCTGTTCGGCGATGTCGGGCTGGCACTGGCTTCAGTCGCGATGGTCGCGATCATTCCACTCGTCAATGTGTTCAGCGTCGCGGTGCTGGCGCACTACGCTTCCCCCAAGAAGCAATCGGCGCGCGCGATTGTGCTGACGGTGATCCGCAATCCCCTGATCTGGGCCTGCGTCATCGGCCTTCTCATCAACGTCATTCACCTGCCGCTGCCCAAGGTCTGGCATGAGGTCGCCGACGCGCTCGGCCGCTCCTCGCTCGCGATCGGCCTGCTCGTCACCGGCGCCGGCCTCCAGCTCGCGGGCCTGCTGCGCCCGAATCTCGGCGCAGCAATTGGTGTGGCGTTCAAGCTGGTGCTGATGCCGGTGCTCGCGTTGGCGCTCGCCGTCTGGTTCGGGCTGACGGGCACCAACCTTGCGATCGTCGCGATCTGCGCGGCGGTGCCGACCTCGCCGAGCGCCTATGTGCTGGCCCGCCAGATGGGCGGCGATGCACCGCTGCTGGCGCAGATCATCACGTTGCAGACGATGTTGGCAGCGATCACCATGCCAATCGCAATCGCGCTGGTGGCGTGA
- a CDS encoding type II CAAX endopeptidase family protein: MDSLNPDHPPLMLRPAPLRLWKFWGTALWGLLTFVAMFVGQVGAIVLLVAMRGLPLDMASIQSVGREPQALALSVIMGLPATLAAVWLAIRIKKASFVDYLALRWPSWRQLLLGAAGLIVVVLAWEVVSRSFGREATPGFMTDLLKSGRDNGAALLLLFAFSVAAPMSEEVLARGFLFSGWSASFLRVPGAIILSSLVWTAVHLQYDLYFLAEVFSIGLWFGYMRYRANSLWLTIVLHALNNMTAVVLTMWLGG; encoded by the coding sequence ATGGATTCCCTCAATCCCGATCATCCGCCGCTGATGCTGAGGCCTGCGCCGCTGCGCCTCTGGAAGTTCTGGGGCACGGCGCTGTGGGGCTTGCTCACCTTCGTCGCGATGTTCGTCGGCCAGGTCGGGGCGATCGTGCTGCTGGTGGCCATGCGCGGGCTGCCGCTCGACATGGCCTCGATCCAGTCGGTCGGCCGCGAGCCGCAGGCGTTGGCCTTGTCGGTCATCATGGGCCTGCCGGCGACGCTCGCGGCGGTGTGGCTCGCCATCCGCATCAAGAAGGCATCCTTCGTCGATTATCTAGCGCTGCGCTGGCCGTCCTGGCGGCAGCTGTTGCTTGGCGCTGCCGGGCTCATCGTGGTCGTGCTGGCCTGGGAGGTGGTGTCGCGATCCTTCGGCCGCGAGGCGACGCCGGGCTTCATGACCGATCTGTTGAAATCGGGCCGCGACAACGGCGCAGCGCTGTTGCTTCTGTTCGCCTTCAGCGTGGCCGCGCCGATGTCGGAGGAGGTGCTCGCGCGCGGCTTCCTCTTCAGCGGCTGGTCGGCGAGCTTCCTGCGCGTGCCCGGCGCGATCATCCTGTCGTCACTGGTGTGGACGGCGGTGCATCTGCAATACGATCTGTACTTTCTCGCCGAGGTCTTCTCCATCGGCCTGTGGTTCGGCTACATGCGCTACCGCGCCAATTCGCTCTGGCTCACCATCGTGCTGCATGCGCTGAACAACATGACCGCGGTGGTGCTGACAATGTGGCTGGGCGGCTAG
- the gatA gene encoding Asp-tRNA(Asn)/Glu-tRNA(Gln) amidotransferase subunit GatA: MTDLTSLTLAEARKGLADKTFTSLELTDAHLSTIEAARVLNAFVMETPDQARSMAREADARIAKGDAGPLAGIPLGIKDLFATKGVRTTACSKILGNFVPTYESTITSQLWRDGAVMLGKLNNDEFAMGSANETSYFGPVGNPWRRDGSNTTLVPGGSSGGSASAVAALLCMGATATDTGGSIRQPAAFTATVGIKPTYGRCSRWGIVAFASSLDQAGPIARSVRDSAMLLRSMAGHDPKDTTSADIPVPDYEAAIGKSVKGLKIGIPREYRLDGMPAEIEKLWSEGAAWLKAAGAELVEVSLPHTKYALPAYYIVAPAEASSNLARYDGVRYGLRESAKDIRELYENTRAEGFGAEVKRRVMIGTYVLSAGYYDAYYLRAQKVRTLIKKDFEDCFAKGVDAILTPATPSAAFGIGEKGGADPVEMYLNDIFTVTVNMAGLPGIAVPAGKDAQGLPLGLQLIGRPFDEETLFSLGEVIEQAAGRFTPARWW, translated from the coding sequence ATGACCGATTTGACATCGCTGACGCTCGCCGAGGCCCGCAAGGGCCTCGCCGACAAGACTTTCACGTCCCTCGAGCTGACCGACGCGCATCTTTCCACGATTGAGGCTGCGCGCGTGCTCAACGCCTTCGTGATGGAGACGCCCGACCAGGCGCGCAGCATGGCGCGCGAGGCGGACGCCAGGATCGCCAAGGGCGATGCCGGTCCGCTCGCCGGCATTCCGCTCGGCATCAAGGACCTGTTCGCGACCAAGGGCGTGCGCACCACGGCGTGCTCGAAGATCCTCGGCAATTTCGTGCCGACTTATGAATCCACCATCACCTCGCAACTCTGGCGCGACGGCGCCGTGATGCTGGGCAAGCTCAACAATGACGAGTTCGCGATGGGCTCGGCAAACGAGACCTCGTACTTCGGTCCCGTCGGCAATCCCTGGCGGCGTGACGGAAGCAACACCACGCTGGTGCCGGGCGGCTCGTCCGGCGGCTCGGCTTCGGCCGTCGCCGCGCTGCTCTGCATGGGCGCGACGGCGACGGACACCGGCGGCTCGATCCGCCAGCCGGCGGCGTTCACCGCGACCGTCGGCATCAAGCCGACCTATGGGCGCTGTTCGCGCTGGGGCATCGTTGCCTTTGCCTCCTCGCTCGACCAGGCCGGCCCGATCGCGCGCAGTGTGCGCGACAGCGCGATGCTGCTGCGCTCGATGGCCGGGCATGATCCGAAGGACACGACCTCGGCCGACATTCCCGTGCCGGACTACGAGGCTGCGATCGGCAAGTCCGTAAAGGGCCTCAAGATCGGCATCCCCAGGGAGTATCGTCTCGACGGCATGCCGGCCGAGATCGAAAAACTGTGGAGCGAGGGCGCGGCCTGGCTGAAGGCGGCCGGCGCCGAGCTGGTCGAAGTGTCGCTGCCGCACACCAAATACGCGCTGCCGGCCTATTACATCGTGGCGCCGGCGGAGGCGTCCTCCAACCTGGCGCGCTACGACGGCGTCCGCTACGGGCTGCGCGAGTCGGCTAAGGACATCAGGGAGCTCTACGAGAACACCCGCGCCGAAGGTTTTGGTGCCGAAGTGAAGCGCCGCGTCATGATCGGCACCTATGTGCTCTCGGCCGGCTATTACGACGCCTATTATCTGCGCGCCCAGAAGGTGCGCACGCTGATCAAGAAGGATTTTGAGGACTGCTTCGCCAAGGGCGTGGACGCGATCCTGACGCCGGCGACGCCGTCGGCAGCCTTCGGCATCGGCGAGAAGGGCGGCGCCGACCCCGTCGAGATGTATCTCAACGACATCTTCACGGTGACCGTGAACATGGCGGGCCTGCCCGGCATCGCCGTGCCCGCCGGTAAGGACGCGCAAGGCCTGCCGCTCGGCCTGCAGCTGATCGGCCGTCCCTTCGACGAGGAGACGCTGTTCTCGCTCGGCGAGGTGATCGAGCAGGCCGCCGGCCGCTTCACGCCCGCGAGGTGGTGGTGA
- a CDS encoding nitronate monooxygenase gives MPIATLLTELLGIRHPILSAPMDTIAGSRLTRAVSEAGGFGILGGGYGDRARLQAEAAELKGFAPFGIGFITWSLAKQPDLLDIALDARPQAVMLSFGDPAPFVPRIKAGGARLICQVQSEDMAKQALDAGAEILIAQGTEAGGHGASRTTVNIVPAIVDLAAGRVPVVAAGGIADGRGLAAMMMLGASGVLVGTRFYASVEANGAEEAKRCIRAADGNGTVRGVIPDWSRKLFWPAPFTARTLVNDHIKSWTGREIELMQRADEVSKEYAAAKMAGDFDIAAVFAGEAVGLIHDIPPAAEIVERIATEAEQLLAGRRNSIASLA, from the coding sequence ATGCCGATCGCCACGCTATTGACGGAGCTTCTCGGGATCAGGCATCCGATCCTGTCGGCTCCCATGGACACGATCGCGGGCAGCAGGCTGACCCGCGCCGTCAGCGAGGCCGGCGGCTTTGGCATCCTTGGTGGTGGCTATGGCGACCGCGCCCGACTTCAGGCTGAGGCCGCGGAGCTTAAGGGATTTGCACCGTTCGGGATCGGCTTCATCACCTGGAGCCTGGCAAAACAGCCCGACCTTCTCGACATCGCGCTCGATGCTCGCCCGCAGGCCGTCATGCTGTCGTTCGGCGATCCCGCACCGTTCGTGCCACGCATCAAGGCGGGCGGGGCGCGATTGATCTGTCAGGTGCAGAGCGAGGACATGGCGAAGCAGGCGCTCGACGCCGGCGCGGAGATCTTGATCGCGCAGGGCACGGAGGCGGGCGGGCACGGCGCATCGCGCACCACGGTCAATATCGTGCCCGCGATCGTGGATCTCGCGGCCGGACGCGTGCCCGTCGTCGCGGCCGGCGGGATTGCCGATGGCCGTGGTCTCGCGGCAATGATGATGCTCGGTGCATCCGGCGTGCTGGTCGGCACGCGCTTCTACGCGAGCGTCGAGGCCAACGGCGCGGAGGAGGCGAAGCGGTGCATTCGCGCGGCCGACGGCAACGGCACCGTGCGCGGCGTCATTCCCGATTGGTCGCGGAAGCTGTTCTGGCCGGCGCCGTTCACGGCACGCACGCTGGTCAACGACCATATCAAGAGTTGGACCGGCCGTGAGATCGAGCTGATGCAGCGCGCGGACGAAGTTTCCAAGGAATATGCCGCGGCAAAAATGGCGGGCGATTTCGACATCGCGGCTGTCTTTGCGGGAGAAGCTGTCGGCCTGATTCATGATATTCCACCGGCGGCCGAGATCGTCGAACGGATTGCGACCGAAGCCGAGCAGCTTCTTGCCGGCCGGCGCAACTCCATCGCATCGCTCGCCTGA
- a CDS encoding type II CAAX endopeptidase family protein translates to MTNLDKADPSAAGAVRQSRTWDFAETTLVVLIADGVFTLSAALGVSVLLAALGGIKGMPKAQLEALLTQGNWHGAAIIVATPLTIAVLWIAIRMARREFREYLALNWPSGGEIVRALAITSIFLMVEMSVAAKIGGADVQDNPDLFVGGSIGLLTLLVAGCIVGPILEEFVVRGFMYRGWSQSFLGPTGTIVLTSILWAMNHTQYGWYQRFWIFLTGLALGHFRQRTNSTWLPVIAHSALNTFIFFTMGRYI, encoded by the coding sequence ATGACCAATCTCGATAAGGCAGATCCCTCGGCTGCGGGCGCGGTGCGGCAATCCCGGACCTGGGATTTCGCGGAAACAACGCTCGTCGTCCTGATCGCCGACGGCGTGTTCACGCTGTCGGCGGCTCTTGGCGTGAGTGTGCTGCTCGCCGCGCTTGGCGGGATTAAGGGCATGCCCAAAGCCCAGCTTGAAGCATTACTAACTCAGGGCAATTGGCACGGCGCTGCCATCATTGTAGCAACTCCGTTGACGATCGCCGTGCTGTGGATTGCAATCCGAATGGCTCGAAGGGAGTTCAGGGAATATCTGGCGTTGAATTGGCCAAGCGGAGGCGAGATCGTACGCGCGCTGGCTATCACGTCCATCTTCTTGATGGTCGAGATGTCAGTGGCTGCCAAGATTGGCGGGGCGGATGTTCAAGACAATCCTGATCTCTTTGTCGGCGGCTCCATAGGGTTGCTGACCTTGCTCGTCGCGGGCTGTATTGTCGGACCGATCTTGGAAGAATTCGTCGTCCGCGGATTCATGTACCGCGGTTGGTCGCAGTCATTTCTCGGGCCGACCGGGACTATCGTGCTCACATCGATATTATGGGCGATGAATCACACGCAATACGGTTGGTACCAGCGGTTTTGGATTTTTCTCACAGGTCTAGCACTCGGGCATTTTCGGCAGCGGACCAATTCGACTTGGCTGCCGGTGATTGCGCACTCTGCGCTAAACACGTTCATCTTCTTCACGATGGGAAGGTATATTTAG
- a CDS encoding nitronate monooxygenase family protein, which translates to MWPDRRLIDLFKTEFPIVLAPMAGVMDAELVIAAAQGGALGSLPSAMISPEKAREQVGLIRQRVKAPVNMNFFCHTPVELTAEAEARWKQRLAGYYTEHGLDPAAPINAANRAPFDAAFCEMVEELKPEVVSFHFGLPEPSLLKRVKAAGCIVISSATTVKEAVWLEQHGVDAVIAQGAEAGGHRGMFLTDKISEQPGTFALVPQVVDAVKVPVIACGGIADGRGIAAAFALGASGVQIGSAYLRCPESKVSAGGRKALAEAGDESTVITNVMTGRPARGVQNRLMREAGPISPDAPPFPHAATALGPLKTAAEKQGRVDFTNLWAGQAVALAREVPAAELTRDFAKSALARMKALAG; encoded by the coding sequence ATGTGGCCTGACCGTCGATTGATCGATCTCTTCAAGACCGAATTTCCGATCGTGCTGGCGCCGATGGCCGGGGTGATGGATGCGGAGCTGGTGATCGCCGCCGCGCAGGGCGGGGCGCTGGGCTCGCTGCCGAGTGCGATGATCTCGCCGGAGAAGGCCCGCGAGCAGGTCGGCCTCATTCGCCAGCGGGTGAAGGCGCCGGTCAACATGAACTTCTTCTGCCACACGCCGGTCGAGCTCACGGCCGAGGCGGAAGCGCGCTGGAAGCAGCGGCTCGCAGGCTATTACACCGAGCACGGTCTCGATCCCGCCGCGCCGATCAACGCTGCGAACCGCGCGCCGTTCGATGCCGCCTTCTGCGAGATGGTCGAGGAGCTGAAGCCGGAGGTCGTCAGCTTTCATTTCGGCTTACCGGAGCCTTCGCTGCTCAAGCGCGTTAAGGCGGCCGGCTGCATCGTCATCTCGTCCGCGACCACGGTGAAGGAAGCGGTCTGGCTCGAACAGCACGGCGTCGATGCCGTCATTGCGCAAGGCGCCGAAGCCGGCGGCCATCGCGGCATGTTCCTGACCGACAAGATCTCCGAGCAGCCGGGCACCTTTGCATTGGTCCCGCAGGTCGTCGATGCCGTGAAGGTACCCGTGATCGCCTGCGGCGGCATCGCCGATGGGCGCGGCATTGCCGCCGCCTTCGCGCTTGGCGCCTCCGGCGTGCAGATCGGTAGCGCCTATCTGCGCTGTCCGGAGTCCAAGGTCAGCGCGGGCGGCCGCAAGGCGCTGGCCGAGGCGGGCGACGAGTCTACCGTCATCACCAATGTGATGACCGGCCGCCCGGCGCGTGGTGTCCAGAACCGCCTAATGCGCGAGGCCGGCCCGATCTCGCCGGATGCGCCCCCGTTTCCCCATGCCGCGACCGCGCTCGGGCCATTGAAGACGGCTGCCGAAAAGCAGGGCAGGGTGGATTTCACCAATCTCTGGGCGGGGCAGGCCGTGGCTCTGGCCCGTGAGGTCCCTGCGGCCGAATTGACCCGAGATTTTGCCAAATCGGCGCTGGCCCGTATGAAAGCGCTGGCAGGATAG
- the gatB gene encoding Asp-tRNA(Asn)/Glu-tRNA(Gln) amidotransferase subunit GatB, which produces MSTATHKLLKGATGDWEMVIGMEIHAQVTSNSKLFSAAPTAFGGEPNSHVSLVDAAMPGMLPVINEECVRQAVRTGLGLNAQINLRSVFDRKNYFYPDSPQGYQISQYKSPIVGEGEVVVELDGGKTATIGIERLHLEQDAGKLLHDRSPTMSYVDLNRCGVALMEIVSKPDIRDAEQAKAYVTKLRSILRYLGTCDGDMEKGSLRADVNVSVRKPGAPLGTRCEIKNMNSINFIGQAIEYEARRQIEILEDGGRIDQETRLYDPNKGETRSMRSKEEAHDYRYFPDPDLLPLEFSQDFVDELKAELPELPDQKKTRFVADFGLSAYDASVLVAERESAVFYETVLDRLANRARDGKMAANWVINELFGRLNKEGRDIAGSPVTSEQLAAIIDLIGEGTISGKIAKDLFEIVWQEGGDPRALVESRGMKQVTDLSAIEKVVDDIIAANPDKAAQVKDKPQSLGWFVGQVMKSSGGKANPQAVNELLKSKLGI; this is translated from the coding sequence ATGAGCACGGCGACGCACAAGCTTCTTAAAGGAGCCACCGGCGATTGGGAGATGGTCATCGGCATGGAGATCCATGCCCAGGTGACCTCGAACTCAAAACTGTTCTCGGCCGCGCCGACTGCGTTCGGCGGTGAACCGAACAGCCACGTGTCGCTGGTCGACGCGGCGATGCCGGGCATGCTGCCCGTCATCAACGAGGAATGTGTCAGACAGGCTGTCCGGACCGGGCTGGGCCTCAATGCTCAGATCAACCTGCGCTCGGTGTTCGACCGCAAAAACTATTTCTATCCGGACTCGCCGCAGGGCTACCAGATCAGCCAGTACAAGTCGCCGATCGTAGGCGAGGGCGAGGTCGTGGTCGAACTGGACGGCGGCAAGACGGCCACCATCGGCATCGAGCGGCTGCATCTGGAGCAGGACGCCGGCAAGCTGCTGCACGACCGGTCGCCGACCATGTCCTATGTCGATCTCAACCGCTGCGGCGTGGCGCTGATGGAGATCGTCTCCAAGCCCGACATCCGCGATGCCGAGCAGGCCAAGGCCTATGTGACCAAGCTGCGCTCGATCCTGCGCTATCTCGGCACCTGCGACGGCGACATGGAGAAGGGGTCCTTGCGCGCCGACGTCAATGTCTCGGTGCGCAAGCCGGGCGCGCCGCTCGGCACCCGCTGCGAGATCAAGAACATGAACTCGATCAATTTCATCGGCCAGGCGATCGAGTACGAAGCGCGCCGTCAGATCGAAATCCTCGAGGATGGCGGCCGGATCGACCAGGAGACGCGGCTCTACGATCCCAACAAGGGCGAGACGCGCTCGATGCGCTCGAAGGAAGAGGCGCACGACTACCGCTACTTCCCCGATCCGGATTTGTTGCCGCTGGAGTTCTCGCAAGACTTCGTGGACGAGCTGAAGGCTGAGCTCCCAGAGCTGCCGGACCAGAAGAAGACGCGCTTTGTCGCAGACTTCGGCCTGTCGGCCTATGACGCGAGCGTGCTGGTCGCCGAGCGCGAGAGCGCGGTGTTCTACGAGACGGTGCTCGACAGGCTCGCCAACCGCGCCCGTGACGGCAAGATGGCGGCGAACTGGGTGATCAATGAGCTGTTCGGCCGTCTCAACAAGGAAGGCCGGGATATTGCGGGCTCTCCCGTTACGTCCGAGCAGCTGGCCGCGATCATCGACCTGATCGGCGAGGGCACGATCTCGGGCAAGATCGCCAAGGATCTGTTCGAGATTGTCTGGCAGGAGGGCGGCGATCCCCGCGCGCTGGTCGAAAGCCGCGGCATGAAGCAGGTCACGGATCTTTCGGCGATCGAAAAGGTTGTCGACGACATCATCGCGGCCAATCCTGACAAGGCCGCGCAGGTGAAGGACAAGCCGCAGTCGCTCGGCTGGTTCGTCGGCCAGGTGATGAAGTCGTCCGGCGGCAAGGCGAACCCGCAGGCGGTCAACGAGCTGCTCAAGTCGAAGCTCGGCATCTGA
- the ruvX gene encoding Holliday junction resolvase RuvX, with the protein MPAPILPLIEAASHWPERGGLIGLDLGTKTIGVAVSNPDRRLATGVETIQRKAFKQDAARLLAIAAERKVVGLVLGLPINMDGSEGPRAQSTRAFARNLANLTALPIGLWDERLSTAAVERELIGMDVSRAKRAEVIDEHAAIFILQGALDRLANLRAASGNG; encoded by the coding sequence ATGCCGGCTCCCATCCTCCCGCTTATCGAAGCTGCAAGCCACTGGCCCGAACGCGGCGGGTTGATCGGCCTTGATCTCGGTACGAAGACCATTGGCGTTGCCGTATCCAATCCGGACCGCCGGCTCGCGACCGGTGTCGAGACCATCCAGCGCAAGGCGTTCAAGCAGGATGCGGCGCGGCTGCTTGCCATCGCCGCCGAACGCAAGGTCGTCGGCCTCGTGCTCGGCCTGCCCATCAACATGGATGGCAGCGAGGGCCCGCGCGCGCAATCCACCCGGGCGTTTGCCCGCAATCTCGCCAACCTGACCGCGCTTCCGATCGGCCTCTGGGACGAGCGCCTCTCGACTGCGGCAGTCGAGCGCGAGCTGATCGGCATGGACGTCAGCCGCGCCAAGCGCGCCGAGGTGATCGACGAGCACGCCGCGATCTTCATCCTGCAAGGCGCGCTCGACCGGCTCGCCAATCTGCGCGCGGCATCGGGGAACGGCTGA
- a CDS encoding LysR family transcriptional regulator: MELSDIQTFAAVARTGGITRAAEELNTVQSNVTQRIKALEAEIGTPLFERHSRGMALTGAGKRLLPYAQRMSALSREAVLAARDDGEPKGPLSIGSMETTAAVRLPPLLADFHRRFPSVRLSLRTSPTADLVAGVLEGTLDGAFVAGPIAHADLTATSAFREELVLVSARRWASLAELRAGTPESGPTALVFRTGCTYRQKLEQILVEFGWPSAARFELGTLDGMIGCVAADMGVTLLPRAVVERSAMTGSVTMHALSPSHARVETLFIQRRAGHQYSALQGLLSCLKGDDQGIAA; this comes from the coding sequence ATGGAACTGAGTGACATCCAGACCTTCGCCGCGGTCGCCCGCACCGGCGGCATCACCCGGGCCGCCGAAGAGCTCAACACGGTGCAATCCAACGTCACCCAGCGCATCAAGGCGCTGGAGGCCGAGATCGGCACGCCGCTGTTCGAGCGCCACAGCCGCGGCATGGCGCTGACCGGCGCCGGCAAACGCCTTTTACCTTACGCGCAACGGATGTCCGCGTTATCGCGCGAAGCTGTGCTAGCCGCGCGCGATGATGGCGAGCCGAAGGGACCGCTGTCGATCGGCTCGATGGAGACGACGGCCGCCGTGCGGCTGCCGCCGCTGCTGGCCGATTTCCACCGCCGCTTCCCTTCCGTGCGGCTGAGCCTGCGCACGTCGCCGACCGCCGATCTCGTTGCCGGCGTGCTCGAAGGCACGCTCGATGGCGCTTTCGTCGCCGGCCCCATCGCGCATGCCGACCTCACCGCCACAAGCGCGTTCCGCGAGGAGCTGGTGCTGGTCAGCGCGCGGCGCTGGGCCTCGCTCGCCGAGTTGCGCGCCGGCACGCCGGAATCCGGTCCGACCGCACTGGTCTTCCGCACCGGCTGCACCTATCGCCAGAAGCTCGAGCAGATTCTCGTCGAGTTCGGGTGGCCGTCGGCCGCGCGCTTCGAACTCGGCACGCTCGACGGCATGATCGGCTGCGTCGCTGCCGATATGGGCGTGACGCTACTGCCACGGGCCGTCGTCGAGCGCAGTGCGATGACCGGCAGCGTGACGATGCACGCGCTGAGCCCGTCGCATGCCCGCGTCGAGACACTGTTCATCCAGCGCCGCGCCGGCCATCAATACAGCGCCCTTCAAGGCTTGCTGTCGTGTTTGAAGGGCGACGATCAGGGCATCGCGGCCTGA
- the gatC gene encoding Asp-tRNA(Asn)/Glu-tRNA(Gln) amidotransferase subunit GatC, with the protein MSVDAATVRRIAHLARIAVSEDEVPHLQGELNAMLAFVEQLSEVNVEGVEPMTSVTPMQMKKRQDVVNDGEIADDIVANAPATEGHFFLVPKVVE; encoded by the coding sequence ATGTCCGTCGACGCTGCTACCGTCCGCCGCATTGCGCATCTGGCGCGCATTGCGGTTTCCGAGGACGAGGTTCCGCATCTGCAGGGCGAGCTCAATGCCATGCTCGCCTTTGTCGAGCAGCTCTCGGAAGTCAATGTCGAGGGCGTGGAGCCCATGACTTCGGTCACGCCGATGCAGATGAAGAAGCGGCAAGACGTGGTCAATGACGGCGAGATCGCCGACGATATCGTGGCCAACGCGCCTGCGACCGAAGGTCACTTCTTCCTGGTGCCGAAGGTTGTTGAGTAA